In the Nitrospirales bacterium LBB_01 genome, one interval contains:
- a CDS encoding hybrid sensor histidine kinase/response regulator: protein MTDSKQKILVVDDERLNIDVLVDILRADYNVVVAKNGQEALRRAASAQPPELILLDIMMPDMNGYEVCKKLKKDTQTSEIPVIFITALNDSGDEEKGFNAGAVDYISKPFSASTVRARVKSHITLYKQKRCLVELNVLKNRFLGIASHDLRNPSSLIKNFCEIMLNDTDLGVLSQDHRDIVQNIHTASSELLTLLNDLLDVSAIESGKLPLVIKQGSLKSLLTKRVKNSRINAEKKGITVHEHFEDVPDALFDPDRINQVVDNLISNAMKFSPKGSNIYVYLSQAGEDAVVRVKDEGPGIPEEAQSNLFKEFNRLGTKTTGGEKSTGFGLFIVKNIVDAHGGSISVTSTLGSGAEFKFTIPLA, encoded by the coding sequence ATGACTGACAGTAAGCAAAAAATATTGGTAGTAGATGATGAGCGTCTTAATATAGACGTGCTTGTGGATATTTTGAGAGCGGACTACAATGTAGTTGTAGCCAAAAATGGACAGGAGGCCTTGCGGCGTGCAGCCTCAGCACAACCCCCTGAGCTGATTCTTCTGGATATAATGATGCCGGATATGAATGGCTACGAGGTATGTAAAAAGCTAAAGAAAGATACTCAGACAAGTGAAATTCCGGTGATATTTATAACAGCACTGAATGACTCTGGGGATGAGGAGAAGGGTTTTAACGCAGGCGCAGTTGATTACATTTCTAAACCCTTTAGCGCATCAACAGTGAGGGCAAGAGTTAAATCGCATATTACTCTGTACAAACAAAAAAGATGTCTTGTTGAGCTAAACGTTCTAAAAAACAGATTTCTTGGCATAGCCTCACACGACTTGAGAAATCCCTCCTCACTAATAAAGAATTTCTGCGAGATAATGTTAAACGATACGGATTTGGGCGTACTAAGCCAAGACCACAGAGATATTGTGCAAAATATTCACACTGCAAGTTCTGAACTATTAACTTTGCTAAATGACTTATTGGATGTTTCGGCAATTGAAAGCGGCAAACTGCCGCTTGTTATAAAACAGGGTTCACTAAAGAGTTTACTCACAAAGCGGGTGAAAAACAGCAGAATAAACGCTGAGAAAAAAGGAATTACCGTACATGAACACTTTGAAGATGTTCCCGATGCACTGTTTGACCCTGACAGAATAAATCAGGTTGTGGACAATCTCATAAGTAACGCTATGAAGTTCTCACCTAAGGGATCTAATATCTATGTGTATCTTTCACAGGCTGGGGAAGATGCTGTTGTCAGGGTAAAAGATGAGGGACCTGGGATACCGGAAGAGGCGCAGAGTAATTTATTCAAAGAGTTTAACAGACTGGGAACTAAAACTACAGGCGGAGAAAAAAGCACTGGATTTGGACTTTTTATAGTGAAGAACATAGTTGACGCTCACGGAGGTTCCATCTCCGTTACAAGTACTTTAGGGTCGGGAGCAGAATTTAAATTCACTATTCCATTAGCATAA
- a CDS encoding response regulator, whose protein sequence is MTQNEALRVLIVDDDPKQRQLLKLTIKSLKLEVVGEGNNGAEAIELYRTLKPNMVFLDIDMPVKDGISTLKELMAEFPDANVIMVTSQDMRIIIDECLIAGAKDFIRKDASTYDIKERIISAIKEIKF, encoded by the coding sequence ATGACACAGAATGAGGCATTACGAGTACTAATAGTTGATGATGATCCAAAACAAAGGCAGTTATTAAAGTTAACTATTAAATCTTTAAAACTTGAGGTTGTCGGAGAGGGTAATAACGGCGCTGAGGCTATTGAGTTATACAGAACCCTGAAGCCTAATATGGTCTTTCTTGATATTGATATGCCGGTTAAAGACGGGATATCAACGCTGAAGGAATTAATGGCTGAGTTTCCTGATGCCAATGTAATAATGGTAACCTCACAAGATATGAGGATAATAATAGACGAATGCCTTATAGCTGGCGCAAAGGACTTCATCCGCAAAGACGCCTCAACCTATGACATTAAAGAGAGGATTATATCTGCAATTAAAGAAATCAAATTTTAG
- a CDS encoding DUF2207 domain-containing protein, which translates to MYKKVCSKIVILTILLILTFPSIAFSSLILEEYEAVFVIVPNSGGHYKNLAATLNMTFVSDTSFSNGFKFVGSNDISAVRARDENGEIPFEVKRLNENKITFSFPVIKTGKKKITLDFTIHDAVSSGMFSSTIYLPWVGKWKIPVNTSRYVIVFPENYNYKNIASDFPTGTETTKLDERSVVFTPTNPSDTSLSISFSPVIDSGYSKIFELSAGIWIFLTAFWIFKYRKLSGARFTDNSQPAPFEAAFMKKGRNHAVTVCLFDLIQRGYIVIDGAKDMTATGKTDGLSRAEDALIDTVRVKSSIGGILSQHDQLKRFEYETQRSLEIKGLIKDSTETKLFCKNLRLFAVISIIAIVVASLYLEFPAGGGFMMFSLLVPVISFIASLIMQRSAVKTNRGKAYLAHLEKKIAGSNHVSGSDGHYDPELSYAVAILGMTILAGTVLSGISEAIFYNRGGHGGSGGCSGCTPGDVGAGSSCSGCSSGDSGGGGCSGCGGGGD; encoded by the coding sequence ATGTATAAAAAAGTTTGCTCTAAAATTGTAATCTTAACAATACTATTGATTTTGACTTTTCCGTCAATTGCCTTTTCCTCACTAATACTTGAAGAGTACGAGGCTGTCTTTGTAATTGTTCCAAACTCAGGAGGACACTATAAAAACCTGGCAGCAACACTCAACATGACCTTCGTTTCCGATACAAGTTTTTCAAATGGTTTTAAATTTGTCGGGTCAAATGACATATCTGCCGTAAGAGCAAGGGATGAAAACGGTGAAATTCCATTTGAAGTAAAGAGATTAAATGAAAACAAGATAACTTTCAGCTTTCCAGTTATTAAAACTGGTAAGAAAAAGATAACGCTGGATTTTACAATTCATGACGCAGTCTCCTCAGGCATGTTTTCCAGCACTATTTATCTGCCGTGGGTTGGAAAGTGGAAAATTCCGGTAAACACATCGCGATATGTTATAGTGTTCCCTGAAAATTATAATTACAAAAACATAGCGTCTGATTTCCCAACCGGCACAGAGACTACAAAACTGGATGAACGTTCGGTAGTTTTTACACCGACTAACCCGTCAGACACTTCTCTTAGTATATCCTTTAGCCCTGTGATAGATTCGGGGTATTCTAAAATATTTGAGCTTTCCGCAGGAATTTGGATATTTTTAACAGCCTTTTGGATATTTAAGTACAGAAAACTCTCAGGAGCCCGCTTTACAGACAACTCTCAACCTGCCCCGTTTGAAGCAGCTTTTATGAAAAAAGGTAGGAATCATGCTGTCACGGTTTGTTTGTTTGATTTAATACAGAGAGGTTATATAGTTATAGATGGCGCAAAAGATATGACAGCCACTGGAAAAACCGATGGCTTAAGCAGAGCAGAGGACGCCTTGATAGACACTGTGCGTGTAAAGTCATCAATTGGTGGCATATTGAGCCAGCATGACCAGTTAAAGCGCTTTGAATATGAAACACAACGGTCTCTTGAAATTAAAGGATTGATAAAGGACTCCACAGAGACAAAACTCTTTTGCAAAAATCTGCGGTTATTTGCCGTCATCTCAATCATTGCTATTGTAGTAGCGAGTTTATATCTGGAGTTTCCTGCCGGCGGAGGTTTTATGATGTTTTCACTCTTAGTGCCGGTAATCTCTTTTATAGCGTCACTCATTATGCAAAGGTCTGCTGTAAAAACAAATCGCGGTAAGGCATATTTGGCTCATCTGGAGAAAAAAATAGCAGGTTCTAACCATGTTTCAGGTTCTGACGGACATTATGACCCTGAGTTAAGTTATGCGGTTGCAATACTGGGGATGACAATATTAGCAGGGACCGTGTTAAGCGGCATATCTGAAGCAATTTTTTATAACAGAGGGGGACATGGAGGCAGCGGCGGATGCAGCGGTTGTACTCCAGGTGATGTCGGAGCCGGTAGTAGTTGCAGCGGCTGCTCTTCAGGCGACAGCGGTGGCGGAGGGTGCAGCGGCTGTGGCGGTGGAGGCGATTAG
- a CDS encoding radical SAM protein → MLKVWGFDGPFYLQWHITEDCNLNCIHCYREKRNIVKPEKSDLIRVLKNFNRFLKSINKCGRIQISGGEPLLSEHLFSILAEAKKCGYPVRVLSNGTLVSRDLAKRLNDSGCRIVQVSFEGSEEIHDKIRGVGSFRKALEGAKILHDENIDVTVMMTVSDINYQALTETIKLTSPYVRRFAFSRLVPWGSAKTLTGSILSAKQVKGLFKEFYKLDLQTSDVDVAKTYRDPLWQGYFGNVNPLLLGGCSIGYNGICVDTDGTVYPCRRLPLSLGNVHDMDLTQIWKSEILQELRNRDQLKGKCGKCKLRWQCGGCRAIAYAKTGDYMSEDPQCFIPSSILSPNFVGIVKSSSTY, encoded by the coding sequence ATGCTTAAAGTGTGGGGCTTTGACGGGCCTTTTTACTTGCAGTGGCACATCACAGAGGACTGTAACCTTAACTGCATACATTGCTACAGGGAAAAAAGAAACATTGTTAAGCCTGAGAAATCCGATTTGATACGTGTATTAAAAAATTTCAATAGGTTTTTAAAATCAATCAACAAATGCGGCAGAATTCAGATAAGCGGAGGCGAACCTCTCCTTTCGGAGCATTTATTTTCAATCCTTGCCGAAGCTAAAAAGTGTGGCTATCCAGTCAGAGTGCTTTCAAACGGTACTCTGGTGTCAAGAGATTTGGCAAAACGATTAAATGACTCAGGATGCCGCATTGTGCAGGTGTCTTTTGAAGGTTCTGAGGAAATCCATGACAAAATAAGAGGTGTTGGCTCATTTAGAAAAGCTCTTGAAGGCGCAAAGATACTCCACGATGAAAATATTGATGTGACTGTCATGATGACAGTATCAGATATTAATTATCAGGCATTAACAGAAACAATTAAGCTGACCAGTCCTTATGTGCGGCGTTTTGCCTTTTCACGGCTTGTACCATGGGGATCAGCCAAAACGCTGACTGGTTCCATATTGTCAGCAAAGCAGGTAAAGGGACTGTTTAAGGAGTTTTATAAATTAGACTTACAGACTTCAGATGTAGATGTAGCAAAAACGTATCGGGATCCACTGTGGCAAGGATATTTTGGAAATGTAAACCCGTTGCTTTTAGGCGGCTGTTCAATTGGCTACAATGGAATATGCGTTGACACCGATGGTACAGTGTATCCGTGCAGACGACTTCCGCTCTCACTTGGAAATGTGCACGATATGGATTTAACGCAGATATGGAAATCTGAGATTTTGCAGGAACTCAGAAATCGTGACCAATTAAAAGGTAAATGCGGCAAATGTAAACTCAGGTGGCAGTGCGGTGGCTGCAGAGCAATAGCCTATGCTAAAACCGGAGATTATATGTCAGAAGACCCACAGTGTTTTATACCAAGCAGCATTCTATCGCCTAACTTTGTTGGCATCGTCAAAAGCTCCTCAACGTACTAA
- a CDS encoding tetratricopeptide repeat protein, translating to MKDFLKKITSGNTGDIFTAAVFITVLTVFVFIDVRGFDFVNLDDNKYMFDNQRVIHGLTLDNVLWAFKTTYSFYWQPLTWLTHMLDIEMYGLNPGGHHITSLIIHVLNSILLFYAFYLINADMLRSGAIAALFALHPMHVESVAWIAERKDVLTAFFYIASVALYFSYAKKPSLRKYIYVTIAFILSIMSKPMAVTLPVSLLLLDVWPCGRFKFEGSIAQFLKFNKNLFYEKIPFFAISLITAFVTFFAQKEVGAVATLENLPMSLRVENALVSYVKYAYMLFFPVDLACLYPLPRTIPLWQPMLALLALAALSAIAILTIKKAPYIFTGWFWFVITMLPVIGLVQVGNQSMADRFTYIPYIGLFAILVTAIPDPKTSAKKTLTSVLAFIVLLFCVVLSKKQVSYWQNTFTLFKHTLSVTNNNVVILNNLGCSLISVGKAGEAAEYLKQAVEINPIYVEANINYGNALVTIGQAEKSLLYYDIALKLRPDTPEAYNGLGTAMIVKGDKEEATRYFKKAIQLRPGYEDAIYNLKLVEKGINR from the coding sequence ATGAAAGATTTTTTGAAAAAAATAACAAGCGGCAACACCGGAGATATTTTCACTGCAGCCGTTTTTATAACTGTTTTAACCGTATTTGTTTTCATAGACGTCAGGGGTTTTGATTTTGTTAACTTAGACGACAACAAATATATGTTTGATAATCAGCGGGTGATTCATGGTCTAACACTTGACAATGTTCTGTGGGCGTTTAAAACAACTTATTCATTTTATTGGCAGCCGCTTACGTGGCTTACACATATGCTGGATATAGAAATGTACGGGCTTAACCCGGGAGGTCATCACATAACAAGTCTCATAATTCATGTTCTTAACTCAATCCTTCTGTTTTACGCATTTTATCTTATAAATGCAGACATGCTAAGAAGCGGGGCGATTGCAGCCTTGTTTGCGCTCCACCCTATGCACGTGGAATCGGTTGCCTGGATAGCTGAGCGAAAGGACGTACTCACGGCATTTTTTTATATCGCATCGGTTGCCCTGTATTTTAGTTATGCTAAAAAACCGTCACTGAGAAAATACATATACGTAACAATAGCCTTCATTTTAAGCATAATGTCAAAACCAATGGCCGTGACTCTTCCGGTTTCTCTGCTTTTGCTTGATGTGTGGCCTTGCGGAAGGTTTAAGTTTGAAGGCAGCATTGCACAATTTCTGAAATTTAATAAGAATCTGTTTTATGAGAAAATCCCATTTTTTGCTATATCTTTAATTACTGCTTTTGTCACATTTTTTGCTCAAAAGGAGGTCGGAGCTGTTGCCACACTTGAAAATCTCCCGATGTCTTTAAGAGTAGAAAATGCGCTGGTGTCTTATGTTAAATATGCTTATATGTTGTTCTTTCCGGTTGATCTGGCGTGCTTGTATCCGCTTCCCCGCACAATCCCCCTGTGGCAGCCGATGTTGGCTTTATTAGCACTTGCTGCGCTATCAGCTATAGCTATTTTAACTATTAAGAAGGCTCCATATATTTTTACCGGATGGTTTTGGTTTGTTATCACAATGCTGCCGGTAATCGGGCTTGTACAGGTTGGAAATCAGTCAATGGCCGACAGGTTTACGTACATTCCATATATAGGACTGTTTGCAATTTTAGTTACAGCAATACCTGATCCAAAAACCAGTGCTAAGAAAACTCTGACATCTGTCTTAGCTTTTATAGTGCTTCTGTTTTGCGTAGTGCTTTCTAAAAAACAGGTTTCGTATTGGCAAAACACTTTTACGCTCTTTAAACATACATTATCAGTAACAAACAATAATGTTGTGATTTTAAATAATCTCGGTTGCAGCCTTATCTCTGTAGGTAAAGCAGGTGAGGCTGCCGAATATCTCAAACAAGCGGTGGAAATTAATCCCATATATGTCGAGGCCAATATAAACTATGGCAACGCACTGGTAACTATTGGACAGGCCGAGAAAAGTCTTTTATACTACGATATAGCTCTCAAACTAAGACCAGACACACCTGAGGCGTATAACGGTCTTGGCACTGCTATGATTGTTAAGGGAGATAAAGAGGAGGCCACCAGATATTTTAAAAAGGCCATCCAACTTCGCCCCGGTTATGAGGACGCGATATATAACCTGAAGCTTGTTGAAAAAGGTATTAATCGATAA
- a CDS encoding ABC transporter permease, producing the protein MPTAYNNIMPGVCTRVFAVWSRHVRVYTKNLFSNGFPPFVEPLIFLTGVGFGLGKYMPDIAGVRYVEFLASALVVTTSMMTAAFECSFGTFIRMEFNKVYEGMLAAPLSVENLLIGEMLWAATKGLFFSFAVLVIVMPLGIIKFPEGLMAPFVGFLTGFMFAALSLFVTSFVKSIAYFNFYMTGLLSPMFFFCGAVFPVSQLPQWMQPIVEILPLTHSVRLSRAFCLLRIEPVIAYDLLYIIIFTSLFVFLGIKRLKRRLID; encoded by the coding sequence ATGCCAACAGCATACAACAACATAATGCCCGGTGTGTGCACACGAGTGTTTGCCGTGTGGAGTCGGCATGTCAGGGTTTATACGAAAAACCTCTTTAGTAACGGCTTTCCGCCATTTGTAGAGCCTCTTATATTTTTAACCGGCGTGGGGTTTGGACTTGGCAAGTATATGCCGGATATTGCTGGCGTAAGGTATGTGGAATTTTTGGCATCCGCTCTTGTTGTGACAACATCTATGATGACAGCCGCTTTTGAATGCTCATTTGGGACATTTATCAGAATGGAATTCAATAAGGTCTATGAGGGGATGCTGGCAGCGCCGCTTAGTGTGGAAAACCTTCTCATCGGAGAGATGTTGTGGGCGGCAACAAAGGGGCTGTTTTTCTCTTTTGCCGTACTTGTAATTGTTATGCCATTAGGGATAATCAAATTTCCTGAAGGGTTGATGGCTCCTTTTGTAGGGTTTTTGACGGGTTTCATGTTTGCTGCTCTTTCTCTATTTGTTACCTCATTTGTAAAGAGTATCGCATATTTTAATTTCTATATGACTGGACTTTTATCGCCGATGTTTTTCTTTTGTGGCGCCGTTTTTCCTGTCTCACAGCTGCCGCAGTGGATGCAGCCTATAGTTGAAATTTTACCGCTTACCCATTCAGTAAGACTATCAAGAGCATTTTGCCTTCTTAGAATTGAACCCGTTATAGCCTATGATTTGCTGTATATAATTATTTTCACATCGCTTTTTGTTTTTTTGGGAATAAAACGGTTAAAAAGAAGACTTATCGATTAA
- a CDS encoding type II toxin-antitoxin system VapC family toxin, which yields MILPDTNTIVRYILKDVSNLYVEAEKLFEKVRTGKENIVVLESVLVECVYVLVKFYKVPRSETSYVLQGFLSYKGVKNVDKDELIESLRMYSASNLDIVDCILCTKSECYKMPLFSFDNDLKNCITKMNQ from the coding sequence ATGATATTACCCGATACTAACACAATTGTCAGATATATTTTAAAAGACGTTTCAAACTTGTATGTTGAAGCTGAGAAACTATTTGAAAAAGTAAGAACAGGAAAAGAAAATATTGTTGTCTTAGAGAGTGTTTTGGTAGAGTGTGTTTATGTGCTCGTAAAGTTTTATAAAGTGCCTCGTTCAGAGACATCATATGTGCTTCAGGGTTTTCTTAGCTATAAAGGGGTTAAAAATGTTGACAAGGATGAACTGATTGAATCTCTTCGTATGTATTCAGCATCAAATCTTGATATTGTAGATTGTATTTTATGCACTAAATCAGAATGTTACAAAATGCCTCTTTTTTCCTTTGATAATGACCTTAAAAACTGCATAACAAAAATGAATCAGTGA
- a CDS encoding AbrB/MazE/SpoVT family DNA-binding domain-containing protein — MLTAVKITSKGQITIPKRIRDILDSNIVEFEVKDNNVVLKPVRSVGGSLSKYAEGHNTFSEIRDIAWNTAVNDKFKK; from the coding sequence GTGTTAACGGCAGTTAAAATAACATCTAAGGGGCAAATCACAATACCAAAAAGAATCAGGGATATACTGGATTCAAACATCGTTGAGTTTGAGGTGAAAGACAATAATGTTGTACTAAAACCTGTTAGAAGCGTTGGAGGCTCACTAAGCAAATATGCTGAAGGACACAATACGTTCAGTGAAATTAGAGATATTGCATGGAATACAGCAGTAAATGACAAATTCAAAAAATGA